From Leishmania braziliensis MHOM/BR/75/M2904 complete genome, chromosome 22:
CTGCCGCGTCTACTGGTGCTACTGGAGTGTGCTTTTCTGCCGGTGCTCGTGCGCGtccgctttctctttctcccctcccacTGCTTCCTTTACCCTCATTACCACACGTTTCTGCGCTGTCTCGAGTGCGGCTCAGCTGCGGGTTTTCACTTCTCTTTATCGCTTTCATCCTCAGGTGTGGTGAGGGTTGAGGTGCGCGCCGCCGAGCGCGCCTTACCAGCTTTGCGCATGTTCTCTACCGGGTCATTTCCTGTCAGTGCCAGGTTGCGCGAGTAGAGGGAGGAAACTCTGCTCGacctccttctcctgcgccctcccccttgtTCACAGACTCGCACGtctacagagagagagtgtgtgtggcgtTACTTCTTATTTACATTCGCGTTCTCCTCGTTTATATCTTGATTTGGCTGATGGCTTCTTGACGCGTTTTCCCTCAACTACGCTCATGCGCGCGCCTCCCACATTGTCGCGTTCGAGGCACCTCTTTGTTAACTCCCGCTTCCATTCGCTGTCGCACCACCCCCGATGCGCCAAAGCACTACACAGCGGTGACTCGCCTCTGTGGAGTCGAGAGCTGACAGagcacacgcgtgtgccAGTGAGCCCCAGCTCCTTCATCGGCAACACAGTCTCTGGGGACCCATTGCAAGTGCCGTTTCGGGCTCTGCTGCTCGGGTACGCCACTCATCCtgcgctcctctctcccgaGACGGGCCACGCACTGCTGCTTGACGCGCTGTCTGCGAGCGCCGacctacagcagcagcgcacaatgCTGAATCCGTGCAGGGGGCGCCTAGTCGAGGTGCAGGGGCGGTGCGTCGATGCTGCTTGGCACCTTGTTCGCTACTATCGAGCGGATATGCAGCTGGTACTCGAGCTTCCCTTGAAGCACCACCATCTCCTCGATGACATCCGCCTCGTGCACCTTGTCACCTCTGCGAGCCCCAACGCCGGTTTGCTGGTTTCCAAGGAGCTGGCAAACGGCCGCGAATTGTCTCTCGACGTGGCGTGCACGTTGCTTTCCGTCCCTTGCGCACCTGACGTCCTTCGTGCTATTTTAGTCTGCACACTCCGCACGCACACGGGCCCTGTTGACGCGCAGCACTTTCAGCGGTGCGCGCACGCATTGCTCAGTAACGACAACTTCTTCAGCGAGCGAACTTTTGCCCTTATGCACAGCCTGCTTCACGACGTCTTGTTGCCGTCATtgcgtggtggcgctgcccGCAGCGGCTCCTTCGACTTTGTCTCTGTGCGCTGGACGACGCTAATGAACAAGTGGTCTCGCGTGTACGCGAAGTCCGGGCGGGGCTTTGACCTTCACGATTGCCTAGAGGCGCTCCTGCAGGCCGTGCCTGCTGCCGAGACAAAATTACCTGTCTCGTTCTACGTACGACTGCTCGGCGCCGTCCTTGATGCAACAGCGGCCGCGGAGTCTCAGCAGGCGACAAAAGCTGGTTGGGAGCGAATGAAGACGGTGGCCAGCGACGCCCTCCGCCTCTTTGGGCGCAACCCGGAGGATCTGCGCGCTGTTTGGGTGTTGCTTCTGAAAGGAGCACTGACACTTCCTCCTGCACAGGAGGACCATCGACGCCTTCTCGAGGCCTATCACCTGTGCGCTCAGCATGGCcatgcagcggcggtggacCGACAGAGTTTTTTGCAGGTAATCCGACACGTCGCCACCGCGGTGAGCGCGTTGCCTCACCCCGAAGTTATTCAGTTGGTGGGCGACTTCTGTACTTTCATGCAGGAACAGACGTCCATTAGTTTTCTGTGGCTTCTGGACGGGGTCGGCACGGTACTGACGGAGctctggcggcagcaccgactAGAAGCACAAGGAgaagcggagcagctgctgcgcgtgatGAAGGCGCTACTGCGCGAGCGGCATGTGAGTGGGGTCCAGCTGCACAGCAATCCCGTCATTGCTCGCGCTCTGGACCACTTCCAACTcggcagcgcacccgccTACTGGTGGATATGCGGGTGCGGGGAGGTGATTCCTTGCACTTCCAAGCGCTGCACATCGTGCCTGCGGCAGTCAGCAGCATCGTGGGTTTGCCAGAAGTGCCGCGCCATACACCACGCACCGTGCAAAGCGCAGTCCTGCTCGTGCGGCTGGCCTAACCCCCGCCTGGCCGCCTCCATCAACGCTAACGTTTCCATCTGCGCCAAGTGCGGACTCGTCACGGACGAAGGCTGTGTCTGCGCCCGTtgcaagcagcagcgtcaggaAGGTGAGAGCACAGTGACGTGCGCCCACTGCCACGCCACATACAGCGGCAACGGGCTGCATTGCCCTCAGTGCTTTACGCCCAACCCGGACAAGCCGCTGTACCTGTGGCACTGCGTGGACTGCGACGACTTCAACTACTCCATTTGGTCTTCATGTCGCTCCTGCAAAACGCCAAGGCGGACCGGTGCGCTGTGGGTATCGTTTGTGCCGTGGAaatgcggctgcagcgccctTAACCACCCGTGCCGCCTTACATGCGGGGGGTGCGGCACCGGGGCACACCACCACAAGTACACATGTGCCGGCTGCGATGCACGCATCTCCCTTCATTCACTGCGTCGTGTTCTGCTCACCGTGGATGGGAGAGCGCTTTCCCTGCACCTCTGCCCGAAGTGCCagtgcccccacccccgcgaCGATCTCGTGCTCTACTCGCCGTCCTTTTCCCGCCACTGCATGctgtgcgcgcacacggTGAAGCCCTCCAGCATCTCTACGAGCGGCTCCTTTTTCCACTGTAATGCAGTGCAGCGCATGAATGAGCACTACGTGTTCCGTTGCAGCCACTGCGACCACACAGGGCTGCAGACAGGGTACCACTGCCAGCGGTGCCATTTCCCTCGTCCAGAGGtggaagcgctgctgcgggacGAGGCTGGTGCCGCACCACTCAACCACGTCTGGCGCTGCCTTCATGAGGCAGAGGACGCTGCACCGTGTGGCCAATGGAACTACGGCTGGTGCGCGCACTGTCTCTCTTGCGGGAGGGGGCGTCCTGACTCGGCCTGCGAGTGCCGCGCCAAGGCACAGATGTGGACGTGTGAAACGTGCGGGAAGCCAAATCGACCTATCGAcgttctcttttgctttcacTGCAAGAGAGGGCTTCAGCCTGTGCTAGCGTGCTCCACGTGTGGACTGCCGCACTTGTCCTACGCCTGTCGCGTGCTCCTTTGAGGGCGTACTGCCGCATCTCCGAAAATGCATCTCCCCGcgccccttctccacctcagcACAAGACGTACGGTCTGGTGGAGCGTGGTGAAACGTCGGGGGAAGACGCGTGTGCCCTCTGTCTCTGCGTTGACgccccttttctttgccctTCGTCAGAGCTTGAGGACAGATGCCGCTTGGTATGTGTCTACGCGTATGGGCGCACATGTGCTCCCATTGGTGAGGATGTTCATCGCCATGCTGCGCGTGGGCACATGAAAAGTAGCGGCGCTGCCTTTTCAGTCTGCCTGCTGTGTGCCTGCCTCGTGCGCcgacgttttttttttttctagtTCTTCTGCCCATAACTGGGTGCCACCAGCGGTGCACCTCCCGTGCACTGAGTCGTGCGCGTGGCCCAGCTACGTGCGCTCCGTTCTGTACTTCTCCCATGTCTCCCTCCTACACCATGCCCATTTCTtacccctctcttccccctttccgcctACGCTCTACACCACAGAGAAGCATCCACGACTtcccacacagcagcacagcggcacTATTTAGCAAACCCGCTTCGCACATACGCAGGGTGCacgttgtgtgcgtgttcctCTCCCCTGTGCGCTTCTCGCTGCTGTTCTACTTCCTATATGCATCTCACCCTTCGTTTCGCtattttcctttttttcttcagcgCGCTCGCTTTCGCGTTTGCCTATCTATTCATTAGCCATGGGAGCCCTCTGCAGCAAAGTGGACACTTTCGACAAGCGCGCCACCAAGCACATTCCGGCACTCACGGCGCTTACAGACAACTACTTCTCCATCCACAACCCAAACGAGAATGAGTCTGCCCTCTTTTTCGCCTCGCTGCGAGTGGCGCTCCACAGCATGCTACATTGCAGTAAGGAAGAGGTGAACGATGTCTTAATCTCttcgtgcagctgcagcgtgagCACAAGTGCTGCGCTTGATAGGTATCTGTCCAGGAACACATTCAAGGTGGCACCGGATCCCACGACTGCCAAGATCATGCAGGTGTGGATGGCGTACGACAAAGACAACAGCGGCGACTTGAGCTACTCGGAGATGAAGCGCCTGGTGGGGGGGCTCAACTTCTCGAAGGGTTTGACTGAAGAAATCCTGAAACCCTTCAAGGACGACAAGCGCCATACGATCACCTTCGCCGATTTTACGAGAGTGTACTCGGACGCCGTGAGCTTCAAGGAGCTTGGCTACGTCTTCAAGGGTTTAGCAGGCGACCGGGAGACCATCTCGCGCGATACTTTCGCCAGGTTTCTCTTCGATGTCCAAGGCGAGAACTGCGATGCCGAGACGCTCAACGAGAAGCTCGCTCTCATGGGCTGCGTCGACACGGACGGCATCACTGAGAAGAACTTCGTTGCGTATCTTATGAGCCCCCACTTCGACTCCGCGATGGAGCAGAAGAAGCTCGAGGAGGTCTACCACGACATGGACCAGACGATCTCCTGCTACTTCATCAACACTTCACACAACACATACCTCACTGGCGACCAGCTCACGAGCAAGTCTTCCCCAGAGATGTATAAAAGGGTACTTCTCGACGGGTGCCGGTGCGTGGAGCTCGATTGCTGGAACGGCCCTCATGGTGAGCCGATTGTGCACCACGGCTACACCCCCACCTCTCGCATCGCCTTCAGAGATTGCATTACAGTGATTCGCCAGCACGCCTTCACCGCTTCGCCATACCCCGTGATACTCTCGCTGGAGGTGCACGCTTCGGTGGCTCAGCAGGATAGGATGGCGGAGATTCTCGAAAAAGAACTGGGCTCGCTGCTCTTCCAACCTTCGTGGGGCGCCGGTGTGAGGCCCACCATACTCTTCTCGCCCAACAACTTGAAATACAAAATCCTCATAAAGACAAAGCGCGGTGATTTCTCTCCTGGTGAGTTGGGCATCGACAAATATGACGACGCTGAGACGGACTCGGTGGCGACCACAGGCAGCATTGACTACCTGGCGATGAAGGCGGCTCGTAAGAAGGCCAAGAAGGATGTGATCAAGGTGTCGGAGAAGCTGTCAGCCATTGTCTCCATTGAGGCCAGTGGGTACAAGGGCGTCAAGGACTTATCATACCTGTTGGACAAGCAGCCGTACCACTGCTCCTCGTTCTCAGAGGGAAAAGTGGAGGCCATCGCGCGTGAGAACCGCGACGCACTGGTGCGCATCAACGACACGTACCTCAGCCGAACCTATCCCGCTGGCTCGCGCTTCGACAGCAGCAACTACAATCCGCACCTTTACTGGGAGTGTGGGTGCCATATGGTGTCTATTAACTGGCAGTCCACTACCACCTTGGGCTGGCGCCTCAACCGCGGCTTTTTCCTCGACAACGGCCTCTGCGGGTACCTCCTGAAGCCGGACTACCTGCGGCCCATAACCAGCTCCaatgcagcggtggcggagaaGTCGCGGCTGCTAACAGTGGAGGTGATTTCGGGCTTCTCGCTTCCGAAGCCACCGAAGGCAAGCAAGTCAGACATTTCTGATCCGTTTGTGACAATGTTTCTCGAGGGCCCTGGCGTGGACTGCACGCCAATGAGCACGCACACGATCCACAACAACGGCTTTCACCCCGTCTGGCGCGGTGCGGGGCAAACGGAACGGACATGGACGGTGCACCGGTGGTCCATGACAACCCTTGTGCTCCAGATCCACGACCGCAATAAGTACAGCCCATCTGAGCTGCTCGCAGATGCCGTCAttcctctgcgtgtgcttcgCAAAGGATTCCGCAAGGTGCCCCTGAATGACCACGCCGGCTACAACATACCCGGCAGCTCTCTTGTGTGCCGCATCGACTATACGGATGAGCCAGGGTCGTTTTAATCAGCATTTTCATATATATTTAGCTGAGATGTGCGCAAATCTCaccatctctctcccctccctccgctctTCCAGAGTGGATAAGCGAGTATGCAGGTCATACGCATGCGCGTACGTTTGCATGTGCGTCAATGTgtgtccttttttttcttttgaaACTCATCTCTTCGTTTGCTTAGCTTGTGCTCCACCTCTCCGCACACACCGCCTCGCGCCAAGGAAAACGGAGGCTTTACTGACAGAGCCCgatctctctcctctctttcacctGGCTTTTGGAGTTGAATCTGCGCGGCCTCGAATCAGTGTATCTTCGAAgtccgtgcgtgtgttcatCGTCGGCGGCCCACCTCCTTTTCAGTGACCGCCGCCATCTACAAGCAAAGGGTGCAGAACGATGAGCTGCGGACAGGGTCCATCGAAcgctgtttttctttcttttaTCGTTCACGCGCGGTGTCTTGGCCCCTGATGACGAGGGGACCCCTCACAGCGTGGTATCCAGGGCCCAGCGCCCCGACTCTGTGGGAGTGCcgagcagctcctctctccctgccaatgcTAAACTACTTCTGATGGTGACAAACTTAAGCACCTACGACACGAAGGAGGCCAAAGCAGTGTATCGTTTCTGATGCCGGCAGTCAGGTCCAGGATGgtgttgcgtcggagcgacctgcgacagcgacTACGTCTGTACCACCCATATGATGGGCGAGATGTTtgcgtgactcgagcgtatTTCACCCAGCCTTCACAGCCTAGTGATGTGTGGAGCATGCCCCACCCCGATAGGTGTACCACGTGGCGACCAGAAtagtgggagcggctgtgaggcagCCTGCAGAGCGGATGCTGGTGGGTAGAGCTTGACGCAGGGACGGTTCTGAGATGGCTGAGTTGGCCCCTTGCTGTAACGCACATCTAGTGCCGCTTCGCACCGGGAGATGGGTGTGTGACAGGCTGTGGGGAAGAGTGGAGTATGACTCGTTTTGTGCGACAGAGAGTGGACCCGTTGGAAAAGAGCCTCTTTGTGTCGGAggtccctctcctctgcgccaCGACTGCGGCGTTacctctcctttttcctaTTGTCTTCCAACCTTaggcttctctctccttccccttctcctccacgcccatttctcctctcccctttgttctctgcgtctgtgtgtgtgtgtgtgtgtgtgtgtgtgtgtgtgtgtatgatATACCTGTCCAACGCCCACAGATGAAGGTGCAATGCCTCTCCTCGCATTCCCCACGTActcacacccgcacacaccgccacACAAGCTCATTTCGTTTCTTCGTTCGACTCTCCCAACAGCCCACAGGCACCTCTGACTGTGTCCACTTTGtgctccttttctcctccatCCGCTCGCTGAAATCGAAACAAATAGAGCGGAAAAAGCCCAGAACGCGGGAGGCTCCCCCCATTGCCTCTCTCTatcgttctctctttcagcCTTCCTTCTTTTGCATGTGCGGAGGAACCACAGCCTctctgcacacacgcacacatagaCGTGGGCATTCGGAACATTTTCCCagtgctctcttctccgtttctcctctctttttttctctgccggCGTTGGTCggctcgcctctctctcgtcctctcgtcctctctgcccccctcccccttctccgtGTCTCTGCCCCGATGATTCCCGGCTCCCAGCCGCAGAGCCCCGTctcccgcccccttcccacccccCGCCTTTGTGCAGACTCCCTCGCTGCAAGGGGGGCCACCACAGGAAAACGTTATCACAACAGGAGGGGGTGTGAGGATGGTGGAGTGCGCGAGTGTCGGGCCTGCATGGAACGAGGCGCGTCCAATCActgaggcggtgctgctgccgccagtcGACGCGCTCCCCAGCACGGATACGGAAGGCTTAGCAGGTGTGGCCTCTGTTCCGGCCGAGGTCGAATTTCTGTCGCTTGTTAATGTATTCCATGCCACGCCTCTCGGGAACGCCCCTTATGACGCATCTGATGCGTGCGACTGCCCGCTCTCCCACGTGCTCTACGAagcgagtgctgctgcgcactcCAGACGACGATGAGTCGCTCAGACCGCCCGCTCAAGCACACACGTCTTCCACTGCCTTGCACATCACAGAGTCTTTTTTGTGGCAAGGCACTGACCCCAGGCAACGGTGAAAGGCGAGAgtgttgcgtgtgtgtcgcagctgctggggCAAAGATGCACCACGCGGCGTGAGACTGCCGTCGCTCAGATGTTTGGATGGCTGCAGGCGTGCTTTACAGGATTGCCATACGCAGCACTACGCCCCGCAGAGACTTGTGCGAGGTCCTAGAATATTACTAGGATCCTGCTCTTTGGCGCTCTTCACCGCACCTCTATAGCCTAccaggaggcggaggcgcccCCGTTCCTTGACACTTCTCTTTCTACCGCCTTGCCTGGCCTCTGCTCTCGCAGCGCAGGCGGTAGCACGTACACTTTTGTTGGAGCCAGAGGGTCCGAAGGGCTTTTACGTGCAAGAAAGTTGAGACTTTGGAGGGCCTTCTCTTCGTCGCAGTCCTCCTCTGTGGCGGGCTCTGCGGCAGAGAGCGCGTTGGAGTGAAACGCTCGCCGAACTACcactcactgctgctggcggccTTTTCCTGCTGTGCGCTCCTGTGGGACCACCGTCTTCACACAGAGGCTGTGCCCTGCCTTCGAGGAAAGCCAGTGCTCGTAGCGGCTGGCCTGGTACGATTTCGGAGCTTCCAATCCATTGGCTCCTACCTCCGGGGCACCCTCCTCCAGAGAACAAGGGAAGTCATGGAACGTTTACGAGTACGCGCtttagggtccacgggttagggtccacgggttagggtccacgggttagggtccacgggttagggtccacgggttagggtccacgggttagggtccacg
This genomic window contains:
- a CDS encoding putative phosphoinositide-specific phospholipase C, whose amino-acid sequence is MGALCSKVDTFDKRATKHIPALTALTDNYFSIHNPNENESALFFASLRVALHSMLHCSKEEVNDVLISSCSCSVSTSAALDRYLSRNTFKVAPDPTTAKIMQVWMAYDKDNSGDLSYSEMKRLVGGLNFSKGLTEEILKPFKDDKRHTITFADFTRVYSDAVSFKELGYVFKGLAGDRETISRDTFARFLFDVQGENCDAETLNEKLALMGCVDTDGITEKNFVAYLMSPHFDSAMEQKKLEEVYHDMDQTISCYFINTSHNTYLTGDQLTSKSSPEMYKRVLLDGCRCVELDCWNGPHGEPIVHHGYTPTSRIAFRDCITVIRQHAFTASPYPVILSLEVHASVAQQDRMAEILEKELGSLLFQPSWGAGVRPTILFSPNNLKYKILIKTKRGDFSPGELGIDKYDDAETDSVATTGSIDYLAMKAARKKAKKDVIKVSEKLSAIVSIEASGYKGVKDLSYLLDKQPYHCSSFSEGKVEAIARENRDALVRINDTYLSRTYPAGSRFDSSNYNPHLYWECGCHMVSINWQSTTTLGWRLNRGFFLDNGLCGYLLKPDYLRPITSSNAAVAEKSRLLTVEVISGFSLPKPPKASKSDISDPFVTMFLEGPGVDCTPMSTHTIHNNGFHPVWRGAGQTERTWTVHRWSMTTLVLQIHDRNKYSPSELLADAVIPLRVLRKGFRKVPLNDHAGYNIPGSSLVCRIDYTDEPGSF